One window of the Arthrobacter sp. D5-1 genome contains the following:
- a CDS encoding TetR/AcrR family transcriptional regulator, translating to MTGGPEASNNGTRAAATQRGQAKEVRRLALLSAAAGLFAENGFTRVSLEDLGAAAGVSGPAVYRHFPGKQAVLGELLLSVSRDLLDGGTRVVSESDDPLTALNGLIQFQVDFALSNPDVIRVQDRDFGSLSDADQAEVRSLQRSYVETWVDVLARIHTDADIPGLRVRAHAAFGLINSTPHSVRHHGRKIAAKSARPILEQMALAALTSA from the coding sequence GTGACCGGAGGTCCGGAAGCAAGCAACAACGGCACCCGTGCCGCCGCCACGCAACGTGGGCAGGCCAAGGAAGTCCGACGATTGGCGTTGTTGTCCGCTGCCGCGGGACTTTTTGCGGAGAACGGATTTACCCGCGTATCGCTTGAGGATCTCGGCGCCGCAGCGGGCGTCAGTGGACCCGCCGTCTACCGGCACTTTCCCGGCAAACAAGCGGTCCTCGGCGAACTACTCCTCAGCGTCAGCCGGGACTTGCTGGATGGTGGAACACGGGTGGTGTCAGAGTCGGACGATCCCCTGACCGCACTGAACGGCCTGATCCAGTTCCAGGTTGATTTCGCACTCAGCAATCCCGACGTCATCCGCGTCCAGGACCGCGACTTTGGAAGTCTCAGCGACGCCGACCAAGCGGAAGTCAGGTCCCTCCAGCGGAGTTACGTTGAAACGTGGGTGGACGTCCTTGCACGCATCCATACCGACGCCGATATCCCCGGCCTCCGCGTCCGGGCGCACGCAGCCTTTGGCTTGATCAACTCCACACCCCACTCGGTGCGCCACCACGGCAGGAAAATTGCCGCCAAGTCAGCCAGGCCCATCCTGGAACAGATGGCGTTGGCTGCTCTCACCTCGGCATAA